GAATATTGTCAGAGTGAAAACGCCATAGCCGTAAGCTCAGGCACTGCGGCTTTACATCTTTCCCTGAAGGCATTGGGATTACAACAAGGGGATGCGGTGTTTCTTCCTGCTTTTACATTCACAGCTACTGCAGAAGTGGTCATCAAGTGTCAAGCATACCCGATCTTTTTGGATGTGGATCGAAATTCGTATTTACTTACATCAGAAATCATACAAGAATACATTGATAGATATTGTGATTTTCAAAATCAGACTTTGATACACCTTCCCACCAAAACGAGAATTCGTGGGATTTTGTGTGTTCATTATGGGGGTCGTGTTTGTGATTTGACTTCATTGAATCAATTAGCGAAGAAATATCACTTATTTTTAGGAGAAGACGCAGCTCATGCCTTCGGTTCTACGTATAAACAAAAACCGATTGGAACTCAAAGTGATTTTTGTGTTTTTAGTTTTTATGCAACAAAAAACATCACAACAGGTGAAGGCGGAGCTGTCATTACCAATCATCACGAGGTTGCTCAGAAAATCCGAAGGATGAGGCTTCATGGCTTTGATGTGGAAACCTATCGACGAAAAAATTTCTATTACGATATCATCGAAGAAGGCTTCAAGTATAACATCCCAGACATTCTATCAGCCATAGGAATTGTGCAGTTATCACGAAATCACGAGATGAAAGAAAAACGAAAATACATTCATCAAAGATACCAAGAAGCCTTTCGAAATCTACCCAACATCCGACTCAATCCCGAAGATGAAGGCTCTTCTTATCATCTCTATACTCTCGAGGTTCCAAAACGAAATGATTTCATAGAGAAAATGAAGTCTTTGGGAATCCAAACATCAGTTCACTTTCCACCTTTGTATAGAATGAGCTACTACAGAAAGAAATTTTCATATAACGAAAAGGGTTTTCCCAATACAGAAGAAATTTATCATCACATTGTTTCTTTGCCAATCTATAGCAAAATGACAGAAGAAGATATCCAAGATGTTATCGATGCGGTAAAAATAGCTTTAGAAAATTTATAAATTTTTTATGATGTTTATTTGACGATACTTCCTGTTTCTACGTCTTTGTGGGGTAGAAGTAATGAGAGCTTTCCCTGATCGTTTGCGGCTAAAATCATGGCTTCGGAAACTCCAAACTTCATTTTTCTTGGTTGAAGGTTGGTAACAACTGCTACTTTCATTCCAACAATTTCGTTGGGTTGATAGTGTTCTTTAATACCTGCGAAAACATTTCTTGGGGTTTTTTCTCCCACATCAATTTTTAGTTGTAATAATTTATCAGCTCCTTCAACGAACTTTGCCTCGACTATCTTTCCTATTTTGATTTCGATCTTGTTGAAGTCTTCAATCGTAATCCACTGGGTTTTGGTTTCTTTTTCTTCTGCTTGTGGGATTTCTTTTTGTTCTTCTTGGAACATCTTTTCTACATCCTCCTTTTGAATGCGAGTAGCCAAGTGTCTGTAGGGATGAATTTTATGATTACTAGGCAAAAGGGTTTGCTTTTCTACTTTGTTTGATAGAATAGAAAATTGGTTCTTATATTCAACAGGAATATTCAAAAATTCCCAAACCCCTTTACTGAATGAAGGCAAAATAGGATAAAGATAGATACTCAAAATCCATCCAGCATTTAATACATCAGTTAGTATCTTTCTTGCTTCTTCGGGATTTTGTTTGATGACCACCCATGGTTCTTTTTCAGTGATATAACGATTGATTTCTGAGCCTAAATCTTCGAGAATTCGAACTACTTTTTGTAAATTTCGCTTTTCGTAATTATCAAGAATTTCGGATTTTTTCTGTAGGAGTGTTTGGATGAGTTGTTTTCCTTTTTCTGTGGGAGTCGATAGAGTATTATCCAAAGTTTCTAATAGTTTTGCCGATCGCGAAAAGATATTCGCAAAATTCCCAACAACCGAACCATTATATTTATTAACAAAATCTTCTATCGTAAAATCCAAATCATCAATGGAAGAACCTAATCGAGAAGCATAAAAGTACCTCAGGGCTTGTGGATCCAGAAACTTCAAATAACTTTGAGCTTTCACGAACGTTCCACGAGATTTTGACATCTTCTCACCATTGATGGTCAAAAAGCCATGAACAAAAACAGATGTAGGAGTTCGAAAATCCCCAGCTTTTAATAGTGCTGGCCAAAACAATGTATGGAAATAAACAATGTCTTTTCCAATAAAGTGATAGACTTCTGTTTTTTGTTCGTTTTCCACGTTCCAAAACTCAAAAAATGTTTTTTCTTTTTTGTGCTTTTGAAAATAATTCAAAGAAGAAGCAATGTATCCAACCGGTGCATCTAACCAGACATAAAAATATTTATTGGGTTCATCGGGGATTTCAAAGCCAAAATAAGGTCCGTCTCTACTAATGTCCCAATCCTTTAATCCTTGCTCGAACCATTCCATGAGTTTATTTTTGATTCCCTCATCTAAACGTGTTTGTGTCCACTCTTTGAGAAACTCAGTAAAGTCAGAAAGCTTAAAAAAAATATGATCCTCTTCTTTTTCGATTGGTATTGTGCCGCAAAGGGCACATCTTGGCTCAATCAAGTCAGTGGGTCGATAAGATGCTCCACATTTTTCACAAGAATCCCCATATTGATCTTCTGCACCGCATTTAGGACATTTCCCCTTCACATACCGATCAGGAAGAAACATTTTATCATGGGGACAAAACAACTGCTTTACTTTTTTTTTATAGATATGTCCTTTTTCTTTTGCTTTTAGGTAAATTCTTTCTGATAATGCTCGATTTTCGGTTGAGTTAGTAGTGTAGTAGTTATCAAACTCTACTTCGAATAAAGTCAAATCCCTTAAATGTTCTTTATAAATTTTTTCTATTAATTCTTCTGGAGTGAGATTTAATTTTTGAGCTGTGATCATGATGGGGGTTCCATGAGTATCATCAGCGCAGAAATAATATACTTCATTCCCCTGTAGTTTTTGGAACCGAACCCAAATGTCAGTCTGAATATATTCTACCAAATGTCCTAAATGAATAGGACCATTCGCATAAGGCAATGCGGAAGTAACGAGAATTTTTCTTTTTTTCATATCAATTGCTGGGATACCATACATTCAGATTTTGTTTAGGGAGTTGAGTCTTTCTCCACTCAAGCCAAGAACCCAAGTAGACTTTTACATCTTTATATTTGCTTTCTTTTAGAACAAGAGCCATAAAACATGCCCGAGCTCCATTGTAATCATATAGTATCGTGGGTCTTTCTAAAATCAAGTTTGCTTTTTTGAGTTTTTTTAACACAGTTTGTTTTGGTAGAAGGTATCCGGTTTCATCATATAATTCTAGCCAATCAAAATGAATTGACCCTGGAATTCTACCACAGATTTCTCCTGGTTCGGAATTGTTGAAGCGGGGGATCAAGCCTTCATATTCATCTTTAGTTCGAACATCAATCAGTTGAACCTTAATCAAGTTAATCTGCACATAACTAATAGAAACAATATCTTTAAATTGA
The genomic region above belongs to Leptospiraceae bacterium and contains:
- the metG gene encoding methionine--tRNA ligase, with the protein product MKKRKILVTSALPYANGPIHLGHLVEYIQTDIWVRFQKLQGNEVYYFCADDTHGTPIMITAQKLNLTPEELIEKIYKEHLRDLTLFEVEFDNYYTTNSTENRALSERIYLKAKEKGHIYKKKVKQLFCPHDKMFLPDRYVKGKCPKCGAEDQYGDSCEKCGASYRPTDLIEPRCALCGTIPIEKEEDHIFFKLSDFTEFLKEWTQTRLDEGIKNKLMEWFEQGLKDWDISRDGPYFGFEIPDEPNKYFYVWLDAPVGYIASSLNYFQKHKKEKTFFEFWNVENEQKTEVYHFIGKDIVYFHTLFWPALLKAGDFRTPTSVFVHGFLTINGEKMSKSRGTFVKAQSYLKFLDPQALRYFYASRLGSSIDDLDFTIEDFVNKYNGSVVGNFANIFSRSAKLLETLDNTLSTPTEKGKQLIQTLLQKKSEILDNYEKRNLQKVVRILEDLGSEINRYITEKEPWVVIKQNPEEARKILTDVLNAGWILSIYLYPILPSFSKGVWEFLNIPVEYKNQFSILSNKVEKQTLLPSNHKIHPYRHLATRIQKEDVEKMFQEEQKEIPQAEEKETKTQWITIEDFNKIEIKIGKIVEAKFVEGADKLLQLKIDVGEKTPRNVFAGIKEHYQPNEIVGMKVAVVTNLQPRKMKFGVSEAMILAANDQGKLSLLLPHKDVETGSIVK
- a CDS encoding DegT/DnrJ/EryC1/StrS family aminotransferase, yielding MLRKKERKEILSFFKPDITDLEIQAVEKVLRSHWLTTGKVTEEFENKLKEYCQSENAIAVSSGTAALHLSLKALGLQQGDAVFLPAFTFTATAEVVIKCQAYPIFLDVDRNSYLLTSEIIQEYIDRYCDFQNQTLIHLPTKTRIRGILCVHYGGRVCDLTSLNQLAKKYHLFLGEDAAHAFGSTYKQKPIGTQSDFCVFSFYATKNITTGEGGAVITNHHEVAQKIRRMRLHGFDVETYRRKNFYYDIIEEGFKYNIPDILSAIGIVQLSRNHEMKEKRKYIHQRYQEAFRNLPNIRLNPEDEGSSYHLYTLEVPKRNDFIEKMKSLGIQTSVHFPPLYRMSYYRKKFSYNEKGFPNTEEIYHHIVSLPIYSKMTEEDIQDVIDAVKIALENL